ATTCGCGCGCGGTGGAATGGGCGGCCGATGAGATGGTCGCCATCATCAACTCGTAAGCGACGACGACGACCGCCTGCGCGAGATTGAGCGACGGATATTCGGGCGCGGTAGGAATTGTAATCAGGCGATTGCACAGTTTGAGCTCGCGATTGGTTAGGCCGCGATCCTCGCGCCCGAAGATTACCGCGATCTTGTTCGAGCGGCTGAGCGCCGCGAGCTCAAGCGCTGCGGCGCGAAGCGGTTGCGCGGTGCTGCGATAGCCGCCGCGGCGGCTGGTGGTGCCGACGGTGACCGAGCAATCAGCGAGCGCGGAGGCGAGATCGGGCCAGGTCGTCGCTCCGGCGAGAACGTCGTCCGCGTGTACGGCCATCGCGACTGCCTCGCGCTGATTCATCGTGCCCGGCGCGACCAGGCGGAGATCGTCGAAGCCCATGTTCTTGAGCGCGCGCGCGGCGGCGCCGATATTGCCCGCCGATTGCGGCCTGAAGAGTACGAAGGTGAAATTGTTGCGCGAGGGCATCGTCTTCGCGTGATCGTAGCTTGTCCGACGACCTAACCCTGTGCGACCGGTAAATGGGTAACACTTTGAACCGGAAAATGGGTAACAGTTTTGGTGGAAGATGTTAGCGGCGATTTTTCCGCCGCCCTCTCACTGGCCTTGGAGGGCGGCGGGAAAATTGCTCCTGGCTTAGTCGAGCAGCCGGACGGGGCAAGCGAGCTTCCTTGATTGCTGGAGCTGAGTCGCAGACGC
This Candidatus Binataceae bacterium DNA region includes the following protein-coding sequences:
- a CDS encoding RNA methyltransferase — translated: MPSRNNFTFVLFRPQSAGNIGAAARALKNMGFDDLRLVAPGTMNQREAVAMAVHADDVLAGATTWPDLASALADCSVTVGTTSRRGGYRSTAQPLRAAALELAALSRSNKIAVIFGREDRGLTNRELKLCNRLITIPTAPEYPSLNLAQAVVVVAYELMMATISSAAHSTARE